The genomic segment AGCCAAGGGCTTTGAGCCGCTCCTTTTGGTGCCTATAGCCTTCGGATGCGTTCTTGTGAACCTTCCTCTGTCGGGGATTATGGATGAAGGTGGCTTTCTTCGGTATGTCTTTTTTGGAACGGAACACGAGATTTACCCGGTGATCATCTTTATGGGTATAGGAGCCTTGACGGATTTTGCGCCGCTGTTGGCTAATCCGGTGACGTTTCTCCTCGGAGCGGCAGCGCAGCTGGGCGTGTTCATCGCCCTATTCGGGGCCATGGCCATGGGTTTTTCGGTCAAGGAGGCAGCTTCTATCGCCATTATCGGCGGAGCCGACGGTCCGACCAGTATCTATCTCACCATGAAGCTGGCCCCTCAGATTCTGGGTGCTGTCGCTGTGGCTGCCTACAGCTACATGTCTTTGGTCCCCCTGATCCAGCCTCCTGTGATCAAGCTCCTGACCTCCAAGGCCGACAGAGCCATCCGTATGGATAATCTTCGTCCGGTCAGCAAGATGGAGAGAATCCTGTTCCCCATCGTATGTACCGTGGCGGCGGGGTTGCTCTTGCCTATGTCGGTCCCCCTTATCGGGATACTCATGTTTGGGAA from the Dethiosulfovibrio peptidovorans genome contains:
- a CDS encoding glutaconyl-CoA decarboxylase subunit beta; translation: MELYLQSMAKVLGSSGFAALTWGNIIMLVVAFAFLYLAIAKGFEPLLLVPIAFGCVLVNLPLSGIMDEGGFLRYVFFGTEHEIYPVIIFMGIGALTDFAPLLANPVTFLLGAAAQLGVFIALFGAMAMGFSVKEAASIAIIGGADGPTSIYLTMKLAPQILGAVAVAAYSYMSLVPLIQPPVIKLLTSKADRAIRMDNLRPVSKMERILFPIVCTVAAGLLLPMSVPLIGILMFGNLVRECGVTDRLSQAAQNEILNATTIFLGLSVGATMNAADFLTLGTIKIIVLGLVAFVASTAGGVLFGQLMKVLSGGRINPMIGAAGVSAVPMAARVVQNVSQKENPGNFLLMHAMGPNVAGVIGTAVAASVMLTLLS